One Sphingobacteruim zhuxiongii DNA window includes the following coding sequences:
- the lgt gene encoding prolipoprotein diacylglyceryl transferase, translated as MQDLLSYIIWDPKPEIFKIGAFGLRYYSICWLLAFAASYYFMLKVFKKENVSQDLLDKLTIYIFVGTLIGARLGHCLFYDFEYYKDHILEIFIPFQKDPSGNWHMTGFTGLASHGGAIGILTAMWLFCRNTKTNFMWLADRLVLVVPIAGAFIRLGNFFNSEMIGNPTELPWAVVFSNIDNIPRHPAQMYECIAYVIIFIILWSMYQKNAKPIPGKLFGLFLILLFGARFVIEYVKIDQVAFEAGMLLNMGQILSIPFILVGIFLLLRKPKETKRI; from the coding sequence ATGCAGGATTTATTAAGCTATATTATTTGGGATCCTAAGCCTGAAATATTCAAAATAGGTGCTTTCGGCCTCCGATACTATTCAATTTGCTGGCTTCTCGCATTTGCCGCCTCTTATTACTTTATGCTAAAGGTATTTAAGAAAGAGAATGTATCACAAGATCTTTTAGATAAACTGACCATTTATATTTTTGTTGGAACTTTAATCGGCGCTCGCTTAGGGCACTGCTTGTTTTACGACTTCGAATATTATAAAGACCACATCTTAGAAATATTTATCCCTTTCCAAAAAGACCCTTCAGGAAACTGGCATATGACCGGCTTTACAGGTCTTGCTAGTCATGGTGGTGCTATTGGTATTCTTACGGCGATGTGGTTATTCTGCCGAAATACTAAAACTAATTTCATGTGGTTAGCTGATCGACTGGTACTCGTTGTGCCAATCGCAGGTGCCTTTATTCGCTTAGGTAACTTCTTCAACTCCGAGATGATTGGAAATCCAACTGAGCTCCCATGGGCAGTTGTATTTAGCAATATTGACAATATCCCAAGACATCCAGCGCAGATGTATGAATGTATCGCTTATGTGATCATCTTTATCATTTTATGGTCGATGTATCAGAAAAACGCTAAACCAATTCCTGGAAAACTATTCGGGCTCTTCTTAATTCTACTATTCGGTGCTCGTTTTGTAATCGAATATGTGAAAATAGATCAAGTAGCTTTCGAGGCTGGTATGCTACTTAACATGGGACAAATATTAAGTATCCCATTTATTCTAGTTGGAATATTTTTGTTACTTCGAAAACCAAAAGAGACAAAACGCATTTAA